A stretch of DNA from Oryza brachyantha chromosome 9, ObraRS2, whole genome shotgun sequence:
AAGGTTAAAGTTCGGTTATTTGGGGCCTGCATTTTGTTGGAATTCAACCCTAAAAGCTAGtgcatacacacacatatttaATAGTCAAAGCGTGTGTCCACATATGTTAAGGCCAATTTTAATGGAAGTTTCATGGGCAATAAATGAGTGTCATATagacatttttgatgatgtgacaaagtattaatgaagagatgCGAAATGAGTTTCATTGAGATGAAACCTTATATGCACTGTTACCTAGACAGCTTGtatcttgcatgtaacctagaaaacaacCATGGATGAGCTATGCATTGAGAGGGGAGTGTTTTATtctagtttcaaactttttagatgacatgttaCTATAGATAATCGTGTTTATGAAACTTATATTGAGTATGGCCTAAGTTAAAAGAAGTTATATTTagctaattttaattttatatattctaaTTGACCATTTCAACTATTTACTGCTTTTATGTATaatgtgtatttttatttatttctagcATGGGTTTGTACTTTGTACTCTCTGAgaccaaaaatataattttattttattttatatacactctttaaaatataccttgattattaatttctttttcatgaTGCATTATCAACAACTATACATTAACAACGTGTGAAAGTATTCTGACATACGAATCTAACAGTGTCATGTATTTGATGCTAAACATTGTATTTTAACTATTAGTCAAAACTGATAGACAAGGACGCCCAATATTTTTGGACAAACGCAGTACACCGAATTACTCCGATTTCATGATTGTTGAAAGATACTAAATACATTTACATGATGGAGACTCACCGGCTGAGATGTTTAATGCTTGCAAGATCATTGGTTTATGATTTATGAAGTACTACCTcgtcccaaaaaaataaatttattttttgattttttatctaatgttgaccatccgttttgtttgaaaattttcaaaaaaacttaaaaaaattagtcacacataaagtactatttatattttaccatctaatgacaataaaaatattaatcgcaaaaaaattcaaatgagaTAAAGAGTcaacattatatttaaaaactgaaaaaaaaacttattttggtaCATAGAGAAGCAGCTATGTACGCTTCAAAATAAGCACAATAGAGCTTACTTAAAATAAAGGTACCCATATAGTACCCTCCATGAACCATAAAAATCTGTACATCACATAATTAAAACCTTACTCCATACATTCCCCAAGAGTACTAccatctctttctctctctgtctaCAGAGGAGACAAGAGGGCACAAGAACACTTACCAAGTTAAACAAAAACATCTAGTACAGAGCAGAGTACCAAATGCAGTGGATTTAGCTCCCCTACTTGCTAAGGAATGACTTCTGTGGCAGCATGTATGTTCAGCTAATTGCATGCTTCTTACTCTAATTACATCACCCTCgatgctgatgctgctgctgcgtgtcACATGCAACGCTGCATTCGTTAAGCAACCAAagaaaattgatgaaaaaagaagaggaataATAAGAACCATGCGAACCATCCAGCTCTGAACTGAAGTCATGAGACAATTCAGACCAGACTGGCAGAAGCAGGAGTAGCTTAGCTCACCGTCACCGGTCCGGCCGTTCGCCGGAGGTggtgtcgccggcgccggcgccggcggaggaggataTAGTGGTTGGTGTACACGGGCAACCAGCTCAGCTGGACAGCAACAACAGCTGCTGCAAATTGGACTGACACTAGCTAGTAGGTGTATAGGTGAAGCAAACACGGCATTCTAATTAAACTTGTTTAAGAATTGATAcaggtagtagtagtagtagtaattaCTGTATTAGGATGCTTAATCATTCAACGGTATTGACTAACTAACCGTGTAGCAGAATCCAATGTCTGCTGTTcttgagagttttttttttctaatcaaGTAGCCTTGCAAGGAGGTTGGGTTCAGTGCTCAATAATTCCAGTTTCATCAGGGAAGGGTAGGAGAAATTATGGCCATCAATTTGGGCAGCCTCTAGATCTCTCTTTCCTGCAGGTCTTGCAAACTGCAGCTTAATAACTTTCCATGCAAGTTGTGGCAGACAGAAAGCAGTGTCTTCAGCAAATGGCTCTAGTGTCATAAGTGATAAGTTCATGACAGCAGTGGTTTGTTACTACCAACCTTGTGTGCCTTGCCAAATAAAATTGTGTTTTCTTCATCTGGTTTTTGTCCCTTAATTCTGCCATTGCTGTTGGTTTAGAGGTTGTTGGATCTGAACCAACAGCTTGAAAGTTTGGTGGATCTGAGCTAACAGCAGAACAAGAGGTTGCTAATTCTGAATTTTCAGTGCCAATGTGCAATTTTCTGTGAAATTCTGAAATGAGTAGTAGGCAGTTGAgacaacatattttaaagagataaaagagaaaagagaaagaagtaggctactaatttgtaactAGCTACAGAACTGGCTCTAAGATGCAGtgtatgtatgatatgtgagaccgtgtattaatattttatagctaaatattgtatgaattaactattagattgactatagataaatcgtagttagtagttggctatactattaaactcgCTCTTAACCAAAAATTATGAGGTCCTTAACGTCTTGTCATGGGTTACACGTTACTGCCATAGGTCGAAGAGTTGGAAAACCGAGAGGGCAAAGAGACTTGATTTACACGAGTTCTGAATTGGCTGCTGCTAGAATAGAGTACAGGTTCCAAGACATGAACCGAGAAGGTTACTGTTCTTTGCAGCACACTCAACTGAAATTTTATTCTGGGAGAACGCTGGGCATGTTCTCTCGATTGCAAGCATGCTGAAGTGACATCATGGATATGCCAACCAGATGATCACTGACATCATGGATATGCATTGTATGTTTGAGACAACCAGATGATCACTGTAAACACTAGTAGTAGATGAATCACTTAATAATTGCGGTCAGCATGACAAATTAGCATTGTCTGTCAAGGCTATCTAAGAGTGCTCGTGCTGCTTCACTGGTTGAAATTTCAGGTGACACTGCACGTCCCAACTTCCAATTGGCAGACAAACATGAACCTGAACTTGAAATATCCTCGTGTTGCGCATAGTGCATCAAATCTTAAATTACATCACTCAACAAATCCAAAATTGCATCACTCAACAAATCCAAAATTGCATCAATCCATATAGTCAGTATCATAAATAATTgcaaaaggaaaggaaagtgACATACCGTGCATgcaagtgtattttttttcaacattcATTTAACATGGTCATTTTCTTTCACGTCAAAACTGCTATACTTGAAATAGTAATATGACAATCATACATTGCCACAGTCAAATCATTCCAGATAGCAAATTGCATAAGAATATTCGGATCCTGatgcaaacaaaaagatagAACAATATTCATGATGCGCAAGTCTTCTACATGCAAACTCAGTCCAAGATAACTACTCATCCTCCTGGCTGCGAAGCCTAGCAAGCTTGTTGGTGACAACAATGTCAAGCTGTGCAGCACGCTCCACGATCTCCTTGCGCTTCTTTGTGGACACATTGTGAGCAATTTCGGCACAATATGTCCTGTTTGCAGAAAGAAACAAGTATTAGCAAATACTTGATTAAGAAACTCAATATACCACTGAACTTAGGAAATGGATGCTCTCGGAATCAACCACTGTGATGAAGATCAAAGTTGCATACCTGTTGTGCATCATAAGCAGCTCCAGCTCTGAGACGTTGTGCACGACAAACTTCTTGAACTTGTTGGGCAGGTAATGCCTGGTCTTCTTGTCAGAACCATACCCAATGTTGGGCATCAAGGTGCATCCCTTGAACTTTCTCCTGACACGTGAGTCGATACCCTTTGGCCTGCGCCAGCTTGTCTACACATAACAGCAGAAATAGATTATTACACATCAGATTGCTGCTTCAGAACAAAATAGCATGAAGGTATCAAGAAAAAGACCACCAAACTATGATGAGGAGAATCCAACACATAACAGATAACAAGCTGTGGTGTGTCAATGATCAAGTGTACTGAATCCTTGTTACGGAGTTCTTGCTTAGCAAATGTTATGCAAGTGTGCCAAACAACCAATATGGTGTGAATTATACCCAAACAAATTCCATAGCTTCATAACAAACTACGagtattttcagaaaattatacaTACTAATTGAATGCAGCATTGAATTTTACAGCTATCTAAATGCTATTATGTGGCCCTATGAAGTG
This window harbors:
- the LOC102719701 gene encoding 60S ribosomal protein L32-1; translation: MAVPLLTKKIVKKRVKQFKRPHSDRYIGLKTSWRRPKGIDSRVRRKFKGCTLMPNIGYGSDKKTRHYLPNKFKKFVVHNVSELELLMMHNRTYCAEIAHNVSTKKRKEIVERAAQLDIVVTNKLARLRSQEDE